The Trinickia acidisoli genome includes a window with the following:
- a CDS encoding Rap1a/Tai family immunity protein, which yields MLRALICVGTLTMPVAAMAAVTLGGGKFTAGDLHKLCTQTDAISRAACVAYIKGAADGVFNTIDAIGGTTGPRVGQYFCLPDRVDPQRMVDAVRRYVAENPDAVEYNASTAVSLGLEKAFPCKGE from the coding sequence ATGTTGCGGGCTTTGATATGCGTCGGCACATTGACCATGCCGGTCGCCGCGATGGCGGCGGTTACGCTCGGGGGCGGCAAGTTTACAGCCGGAGATCTGCACAAGCTGTGCACCCAGACCGACGCGATTTCACGCGCTGCCTGCGTGGCCTATATCAAGGGCGCGGCCGACGGCGTATTCAATACGATCGACGCCATCGGCGGAACGACGGGGCCGCGCGTGGGTCAATATTTCTGCTTGCCCGACCGGGTCGATCCGCAGCGCATGGTCGACGCGGTGCGCCGCTACGTTGCCGAGAACCCCGATGCGGTCGAGTACAACGCCAGCACGGCGGTATCGCTCGGCCTCGAGAAAGCGTTCCCGTGCAAGGGCGAGTAA
- a CDS encoding DNA polymerase III subunit delta' encodes MIYPWQHDDWNRLQRLRAQWPHALLLYGQVGIGKMRFAQHLAQGMLCEAPSANGEPCGPCVACNWFVQGNHPDYRALLPEALAGEAIGAAAADADEKADGEEGKKTRTPSKEIKIEQVRGLLDFCGVGAHRGGARVVLVYPADALNAAAANALLKTLEEPPAGVVFLLVSARADRLLPTIISRCRQWPMSTPSPEQARTWLAEQGVAEAGALLAEAGGAPLAALALAADENRALRDFTLKQLAAGPDCDAFACGETLQKLPVPVVLGWLQRWLYDLVAERAASRPRYFPGAQRELARCAARIDANAFARFMKSVTRERAVENHPLNTRLVFEALFLGYRDLFV; translated from the coding sequence ATGATCTACCCGTGGCAACACGATGATTGGAACCGCCTGCAGCGCCTGCGCGCGCAGTGGCCGCATGCCTTGCTGCTCTATGGGCAGGTGGGCATCGGCAAGATGCGCTTCGCGCAGCATCTGGCGCAGGGCATGCTATGCGAAGCGCCGAGCGCGAACGGCGAGCCGTGCGGCCCATGCGTCGCATGCAATTGGTTCGTCCAAGGCAACCATCCCGACTACCGGGCCCTGCTGCCCGAAGCGCTGGCCGGCGAAGCGATAGGCGCCGCGGCGGCGGATGCCGACGAGAAGGCCGATGGCGAAGAGGGAAAGAAAACGCGCACGCCGAGCAAGGAGATCAAGATCGAGCAGGTCCGCGGCTTGCTCGATTTCTGCGGCGTTGGCGCACATCGCGGCGGCGCGCGCGTCGTGCTCGTCTACCCGGCCGACGCACTCAATGCCGCGGCCGCCAATGCGCTACTCAAGACGCTCGAAGAACCGCCGGCCGGCGTCGTCTTCCTGCTCGTTTCCGCTCGGGCAGACCGTCTGTTGCCGACGATCATCAGCCGTTGCCGGCAATGGCCGATGTCCACGCCGTCGCCGGAGCAGGCGCGGACCTGGTTGGCGGAGCAAGGCGTGGCAGAGGCCGGTGCGCTGCTGGCCGAGGCTGGGGGCGCGCCGCTCGCGGCACTGGCGCTGGCCGCCGATGAAAATCGAGCATTGCGTGATTTCACGCTCAAGCAACTCGCGGCAGGGCCCGATTGCGATGCGTTCGCTTGCGGCGAGACGTTGCAAAAGCTGCCCGTGCCGGTCGTACTCGGCTGGCTCCAGCGGTGGCTTTACGACCTCGTCGCCGAACGCGCCGCGAGCCGGCCTCGATATTTTCCGGGGGCGCAGCGAGAGTTGGCGCGCTGCGCCGCGCGCATCGACGCGAATGCGTTCGCGCGTTTCATGAAATCGGTGACGCGCGAGCGGGCAGTGGAAAACCATCCGCTCAACACGCGGCTCGTTTTCGAAGCGCTTTTCCTCGGCTATCGAGACTTGTTCGTCTGA
- a CDS encoding ankyrin repeat domain-containing protein — MNTHTDPSLPLVSRRLLGRLLHRLALTCAGAFASLAVAAHASDLDSLVKAVKFDDVSAVQKALAHGEDPNATDSQGMPLIVLAAREKSDKVAQALMADPKTDIEKLDSAGENAMMLAALNGDTGLVQALIDKGAEVNKKGWAPLHYAAANGHDDIVKLLLEHSAYVDAGSPNGTTPLMMAARGNHLLTVKVLLDAGAQSREKNQLGLTALDFAKRYHAKDVTEALQDMYAREATAASGATGASTPAQNGAK, encoded by the coding sequence TTGAATACGCATACCGATCCTTCGCTCCCGCTCGTTTCTCGCCGCCTGCTGGGCCGTCTGTTGCACCGCTTGGCGCTGACTTGCGCCGGTGCCTTCGCCTCGCTGGCTGTGGCCGCGCATGCTTCAGACCTCGACTCGCTCGTCAAGGCCGTCAAGTTCGACGACGTGAGCGCGGTGCAAAAGGCGCTCGCGCATGGCGAAGACCCGAATGCCACGGACTCGCAAGGGATGCCGCTCATCGTGCTCGCGGCTCGCGAGAAGTCCGACAAGGTGGCCCAGGCGCTGATGGCCGATCCGAAGACCGACATCGAAAAGCTCGACTCGGCCGGCGAGAATGCGATGATGCTGGCAGCGCTCAATGGCGACACCGGCCTCGTCCAAGCGCTGATCGACAAGGGTGCGGAAGTCAACAAGAAGGGTTGGGCGCCGCTACACTACGCGGCCGCGAACGGGCATGACGACATCGTCAAGCTGCTGCTCGAGCACTCGGCCTATGTCGACGCCGGCTCGCCCAACGGCACGACGCCGCTGATGATGGCCGCGCGCGGCAACCACCTCTTAACGGTCAAGGTGCTCCTCGACGCAGGCGCCCAGTCGCGCGAGAAGAATCAACTCGGTTTGACGGCGCTCGATTTCGCCAAGCGCTACCACGCGAAGGACGTCACCGAGGCCCTCCAGGACATGTATGCCCGCGAGGCAACGGCTGCATCGGGGGCGACCGGAGCCTCTACTCCCGCTCAAAACGGTGCAAAATGA
- a CDS encoding GNAT family N-acetyltransferase translates to MHVSFRDATLDDLPEIVAIYNSTIASREVTADVEPVTIESRLAWFHAHGPKARPLWVVEDETAGSGGKRIAAWLSFSDFYGRPAYARTAEISIYLHERARGRGLGTRLVAQALDAAPALGVDTLLGFIFGHNAASLALFRRCGFQDWGRLPRVAVLDGVERDLVILGLRVGSPSNEAALR, encoded by the coding sequence ATGCACGTTAGCTTTCGCGACGCGACACTCGACGATTTGCCCGAGATCGTCGCCATCTACAATTCGACGATCGCTTCCCGCGAAGTGACGGCAGACGTCGAACCCGTCACGATCGAGAGCCGCTTGGCGTGGTTTCACGCGCACGGCCCCAAGGCACGGCCGCTCTGGGTCGTCGAGGACGAAACCGCAGGCAGCGGCGGCAAGCGCATCGCCGCCTGGCTCAGCTTTTCTGATTTCTATGGCCGTCCGGCGTATGCGCGCACGGCTGAAATCAGCATCTATCTCCACGAGCGCGCGCGCGGACGCGGCCTCGGCACGCGGCTCGTCGCGCAAGCGCTCGATGCGGCTCCGGCGCTGGGTGTCGATACGCTGCTGGGCTTCATTTTCGGGCACAACGCGGCGAGCCTCGCCTTGTTTAGGCGCTGCGGGTTTCAGGACTGGGGCCGATTGCCGCGCGTGGCCGTGCTCGACGGCGTCGAGCGCGACCTCGTCATCCTCGGGCTTCGCGTAGGCTCACCCTCGAACGAAGCCGCACTAAGGTAG
- a CDS encoding TatD family hydrolase has translation MFVDSHCHINFEGLVERLPQVLENMRSHDVTHALCVSVDFETLPSVLEVASAYENVYASVGVHPDHEDAREPTVAELIELAAHPKVVAIGETGLDYYRLEGRSIDDMEWQRERFRTHIRAAKALLKPLIVHTRASADDTLRIMAQEQAHVPGGVMHCFTEPWPVAERALAQNFYISLSGIVTFKSATDVQDVARRVPLERLLIETDSPYLAPVPYRGKPNEPAYVSYVGRFIAQARGMSDADLGAATTQNFFRLFRIPAPHVA, from the coding sequence ATGTTTGTCGATTCGCATTGCCATATCAATTTCGAAGGCCTCGTCGAGCGCCTGCCACAGGTGCTCGAGAACATGCGCTCGCACGACGTGACGCACGCGCTATGCGTCAGCGTCGACTTCGAAACGCTGCCGAGCGTGCTCGAGGTCGCGTCCGCATACGAGAACGTCTATGCGTCGGTGGGGGTGCATCCCGATCACGAGGACGCACGAGAGCCGACCGTTGCCGAACTGATCGAACTCGCCGCACACCCGAAGGTCGTGGCGATCGGGGAAACCGGGCTTGACTACTACCGTCTGGAAGGCCGCTCGATCGACGACATGGAATGGCAACGCGAGCGTTTTCGCACGCATATCCGCGCGGCGAAAGCCTTGCTGAAGCCGCTCATCGTCCACACGCGCGCATCGGCCGACGACACGCTGCGCATCATGGCGCAAGAGCAGGCGCACGTACCGGGCGGTGTGATGCATTGTTTCACGGAGCCTTGGCCGGTCGCGGAGCGTGCGCTAGCTCAAAATTTTTACATTTCCCTTTCCGGCATCGTCACATTCAAGAGCGCCACTGACGTGCAAGACGTCGCGCGGCGCGTGCCGCTCGAGCGGCTCTTGATCGAAACGGATTCGCCGTACCTGGCGCCTGTGCCGTATCGCGGCAAACCCAATGAACCTGCGTACGTGAGTTATGTCGGACGCTTCATTGCCCAGGCACGGGGCATGTCCGATGCCGACCTCGGCGCCGCGACCACGCAAAATTTCTTTCGTTTGTTCCGCATTCCGGCGCCGCATGTCGCCTGA